A genomic window from Glycine max cultivar Williams 82 chromosome 17, Glycine_max_v4.0, whole genome shotgun sequence includes:
- the LOC100778963 gene encoding expansin-like B1 has translation MELSFKHQLGLVCVIMLFPALCFCQEYTKSRATFYGTSDGYGTPTGACGFGEYGRAMNWYDGRVAGVSDLWRNGAGCGTCYQVRCLVPELCDTNGAYLVATDQGYGDRTDFVMSPRAFLKLGRDEYSSEELKKYGTVDIEYKRVPCTYTGNVLFHIKETSTNPGYFALVILNVNGIHDVTAVELYQMGQWKSLNRNYGAVFDFPNPPSGEIRLRFRVSGMSDWVDPMIVIPSNWQPGNTYATKVQLK, from the exons ATGGAGCTTAGTTTTAAGCACCAACTTGGCCTTGTTTGTGTCATAATGCTCTTTCCTGCACTGTGTTTCTGCCAGGAATATACTAAATCCAGAGCAACCTTTTATGGTACCTCTGATGGCTATGGGACTCCAA CCGGAGCTTGTGGCTTTGGTGAATATGGAAGAGCGATGAATTGGTATGATGGAAGAGTCGCAGGGGTGTCTGATCTATGGAGGAATGGAGCTGGCTGTGGAACATGTTATCAG gTAAGGTGCCTAGTACCAGAATTATGTGATACGAATGGAGCATACCTGGTGGCAACAGACCAAGGTTATGGAGACAGAACAGACTTTGTCATGAGCCCACGCGCCTTCTTGAAATTGGGACGTGATGAATATTCATCTGAAGAGCTTAAGAAATACGGCACAGTGGATATTGAATACAAAAGGGTTCCATGCACATACACCGGCAATGTCTTGTTCCACATCAAGGAAACTAGCACCAACCCTGGTTACTTTGCTTTGGTCATTCTCAATGTAAATGGAATACACGACGTCACTGCTGTTGAATTGTATCAG ATGGGACAATGGAAGTCACTTAACAGGAACTATGGAGCAGTGTTTGACTTTCCTAACCCACCAAGTGGCGAAATCCGGTTAAGGTTTAGGGTGAGTGGCATGTCTGATTGGGTGGACCCCATGATTGTCATACCCAGTAACTGGCAGCCTGGAAATACTTATGCCACCAAGGTTCAGCTTAAATAG
- the LOC100778424 gene encoding expansin-like B1 yields the protein MEFGFRHQLGLVCVILLFPALCNCQEYFTKSRATYYGTPDGFGTPTGACGFGEFGRLMDGYGGRVAGVSGLWRNGAGCGTCYQVKCLMPKLCDVNGVTLVATDYGQGDRTDFIMSPSAFSRLGVNKIASEEIKKKGTVDIEFKRVPCKYTGNVLFHVQQTSSNPGYLAVVILNVNGKYDVTAVEMWQKSQQRWVPLRRSYGAVFDFANPPSGEILLRFKVGSNWKLPKIPIPAYWKPGATYDTKVQVY from the exons ATGGAGTTCGGTTTTAGGCACCAACTTGGGCTTGTTTGTGTGATATTGCTGTTCCCTGCACTATGTAACTGCCAGGAATATTTCACCAAATCAAGAGCAACCTATTATGGTACCCCTGATGGCTTCGGGACTCCAA cGGGAGCTTGTGGCTTTGGCGAATTTGGAAGGTTGATGGATGGGTATGGTGGAAGAGTCGCTGGGGTGTCAGGGCTATGGAGGAATGGAGCTGGCTGTGGTACATGTTATCAG GTAAAGTGCCTAATGCCAAAATTATGCGATGTGAATGGAGTAACGCTGGTGGCAACAGACTACGGTCAGGGAGACAGAACAGACTTCATCATGAGCCCAAGCGCCTTCTCAAGATTGGGAGTTAATAAAATTGCATCCGAAGAGATTAAGAAAAAAGGCACAGTGGATATTGAATTCAAAAGGGTTCCCTGTAAATACACCGGAAATGTCTTGTTTCATGTCCAGCAAACTAGCAGCAACCCTGGTTACTTGGCTGTCGTCATTCTCAATGTAAACGGAAAATACGACGTCACTGCTGTTGAAATGTGGCAG AAGAGTCAACAACGATGGGTCCCACTACGCAGGTCCTATGGGGCAGTGTTTGACTTTGCTAACCCACCCAGTGGTGAAATCCTCTTGAGGTTTAAAGTGGGTTCTAATTGGAAGCTGCCGAAGATCCCTATCCCTGCTTATTGGAAGCCTGGTGCTACTTATGACACCAAAGTTCAGGTTtattag
- the LOC106796633 gene encoding uncharacterized protein produces MPLYTKFLKDLLTKKRKYIYSETIMLGGKAFIDLGASINLMPLSMCRRIGNLKIDPTRMTLQIADRSITRPFGVVEDVLVKVRHFTFLVKFVIMDIEEDEEILLILG; encoded by the exons ATGCCACTGTACACAAAGTTCCTAAAGGACCTCCtcacaaaaaagagaaagtacATCTACAGTGAAACCATCATGTTGGGAG GTAAGGCTTTTATTGACTTAGGAGCAAGTATCAATCTGATGCCACTTTCCATGTGCAGGAGAATAGGGAACTTGAAGATTGACCCTACAAGGATGACACTACAGATAGCAGACCGCTCCATCACAAGACCATTCGGGGTGGTAGAAGACGTCCTAGTCAAAGTTCGCCACTTCACTTTTTTGGTGAAATTTGTAATCATGGacattgaagaagatgaagagatTCTTTTGATCCTGGGGTGA